The following proteins are co-located in the Pseudomonadota bacterium genome:
- a CDS encoding flagellar biosynthetic protein FliO: MMDAYLNVIKVVFVLLGIISGMALLYRYAGKFKLNLKPGKSEYNLKKQDSIYLGYKKYVSVVEVNEHVLVIGVGDKDLTLLAKWKKADKSA, translated from the coding sequence ATGATGGATGCCTATCTTAACGTTATCAAAGTTGTTTTTGTTCTTCTGGGGATTATCTCCGGCATGGCGCTGCTGTATAGATATGCAGGAAAATTTAAGCTCAATCTGAAGCCTGGTAAATCTGAGTATAATCTCAAAAAGCAGGATTCAATCTACCTGGGATACAAAAAGTATGTTTCAGTAGTAGAAGTTAATGAGCATGTTTTGGTTATCGGTGTTGGAGATAAAGACCTGACCCTTCTTGCAAAATGGAAAAAGGCGGATAAAAGCGCATGA
- the fliM gene encoding flagellar motor switch protein FliM, translated as MEQILSQEEIDALMSGLSEGDIELPIETEAAAAVETEQKIEAKPFDFHQYSKGKKENLPALQFIYDRFAKSLRSALSLFIEKDVELEQSPIQYIEYREFIKTLPLPTNMNIIVTENLKGFFIVIFDAKLIFSVLETIFGNSNVSTTRVEGREFTKIEIGVIKKIVGIVSVEMEKAWTPVYEIKCKYSRSEMNPNYITMVSPEETVSLCEFSVEVGDITSWIKICIPYGILETIKGYLISTPSREDMDMREKWLKKLRAKISDVPLEIKAILGKKKMNLEDFLKVTEDNIIMVDKCVDDPVDVLINDKVKFKGKLGISKGSKAVMVEGAVN; from the coding sequence ATGGAACAGATACTGTCGCAGGAAGAAATAGATGCCTTGATGAGTGGATTGTCGGAAGGAGACATAGAACTTCCGATTGAAACTGAAGCTGCAGCTGCAGTTGAAACTGAGCAAAAAATTGAAGCCAAACCATTTGATTTCCATCAGTATTCAAAAGGCAAAAAAGAAAATTTGCCTGCATTGCAATTTATATACGACAGATTTGCTAAATCTTTAAGGTCAGCGTTGTCCCTTTTCATCGAGAAGGATGTCGAACTTGAGCAGAGTCCTATCCAGTATATTGAATACAGAGAGTTCATTAAAACATTACCGCTCCCTACAAACATGAACATTATTGTTACAGAAAATCTGAAAGGTTTTTTTATAGTAATTTTTGATGCAAAGCTGATTTTTTCAGTGCTTGAAACTATATTCGGAAATTCTAACGTATCAACTACAAGGGTAGAAGGAAGGGAATTTACGAAGATTGAGATTGGCGTTATAAAGAAAATAGTAGGCATTGTTTCTGTTGAAATGGAAAAAGCATGGACTCCTGTTTATGAGATAAAATGCAAATATTCCAGATCAGAAATGAACCCTAACTATATTACCATGGTGTCACCGGAGGAAACAGTAAGCCTTTGTGAATTTTCAGTAGAGGTCGGAGATATCACAAGCTGGATCAAGATATGCATTCCTTACGGTATTCTTGAAACCATTAAAGGCTATCTGATCTCGACTCCTTCCCGTGAAGATATGGATATGAGGGAAAAATGGCTCAAAAAATTAAGGGCAAAGATTTCGGATGTGCCACTTGAGATTAAAGCTATCCTTGGAAAGAAGAAAATGAATCTCGAAGATTTCTTAAAGGTTACTGAAGACAACATAATAATGGTGGACAAATGTGTAGATGACCCGGTCGATGTTCTGATAAACGATAAAGTAAAATTTAAAGGTAAATTGGGTATTTCAAAGGGAAGTAAGGCAGTTATGGTAGAAGGAGCAGTAAATTGA
- the fliN gene encoding flagellar motor switch protein FliN, protein MEEILIENQTGNAKKFELNMDSLLDVPVEISVEIGRTKMAIGELLSLSKGSIIELNKVAGESVDIYVNGKLLGKGEIVVVNERLGVRIMDIVTPKERVQKLA, encoded by the coding sequence ATGGAAGAAATCTTAATAGAAAATCAGACAGGCAATGCGAAGAAATTTGAGTTGAACATGGATAGCCTTCTGGATGTACCGGTTGAAATCTCTGTTGAAATAGGAAGAACGAAGATGGCTATCGGGGAACTTCTTTCGCTTTCAAAAGGATCCATTATCGAATTAAATAAGGTTGCAGGTGAATCTGTGGATATTTATGTTAACGGGAAGCTTCTCGGCAAGGGTGAGATTGTTGTCGTGAACGAACGTTTAGGTGTGAGGATTATGGATATTGTTACACCTAAAGAAAGGGTTCAAAAGCTTGCATGA
- a CDS encoding flagellar basal body-associated FliL family protein → MEEEEMQKEEEPVEEPQEKKKGKFRIILLIAFLALSVCAAGAYFFFGDKIMQKYFDKQEGMAEHKTQKKEKLVGPILSFEPFLFNISGSSSRFAKVSIGIELKDAKVLEEAKKMVPIARDKVLSVLSTKGPEMLMDVKNRNTIKQELYTAMKVMFKDPDDLTAIYITDIIIQ, encoded by the coding sequence ATGGAAGAAGAAGAAATGCAAAAAGAAGAAGAACCTGTTGAGGAGCCGCAAGAGAAAAAAAAAGGGAAATTCAGGATAATTCTATTGATTGCTTTTCTGGCATTGAGTGTTTGTGCAGCCGGAGCATATTTCTTTTTTGGAGATAAGATAATGCAGAAGTATTTTGATAAGCAAGAAGGAATGGCTGAGCATAAAACACAAAAAAAGGAAAAATTAGTTGGTCCCATTTTGTCTTTTGAACCCTTTCTTTTTAATATATCGGGCAGCAGTTCAAGATTTGCAAAAGTCTCCATAGGAATCGAACTAAAAGACGCCAAAGTTCTTGAAGAGGCAAAAAAGATGGTGCCCATAGCAAGAGACAAGGTGCTTTCAGTCTTGAGCACAAAAGGACCTGAGATGCTTATGGATGTTAAAAATAGAAATACTATTAAACAGGAATTATATACTGCCATGAAAGTCATGTTTAAAGATCCGGATGACTTAACGGCAATATATATCACTGATATTATCATCCAGTGA
- the fliP gene encoding flagellar type III secretion system pore protein FliP (The bacterial flagellar biogenesis protein FliP forms a type III secretion system (T3SS)-type pore required for flagellar assembly.), which yields MFVTSEGNKNLISIVIVLTVLAFAPAILLLMSSFTRIIIVLSLLRQAIGIPQLPPNQIIIGLSLFLTFFIMAPTYEKVHTNALSPYMNNQIGFEEFLTSASKEMSIFMFKYTKEKDLALFMGVAGLNKPKTQGEIPIRVLVPAFAISELKRAFQIGFLLYIPFLVIDMVVASVLLAAGMMMLPPIFISLPFKLMLFVLVDGWNLLVGSLIKSF from the coding sequence ATGTTTGTTACAAGTGAGGGTAACAAGAATCTTATCAGTATTGTAATCGTTCTTACAGTATTAGCCTTTGCCCCGGCAATTCTTTTACTGATGAGTTCTTTTACAAGAATTATTATTGTTTTGTCTCTTCTAAGGCAGGCAATCGGAATACCGCAACTTCCTCCCAATCAGATCATTATAGGACTTTCACTGTTTTTAACTTTTTTTATTATGGCGCCGACTTACGAAAAAGTCCATACGAACGCACTATCTCCATATATGAATAATCAAATAGGTTTTGAAGAATTTCTTACGAGTGCATCAAAAGAGATGAGTATTTTTATGTTTAAATATACAAAAGAGAAAGATTTAGCGCTCTTTATGGGTGTTGCAGGATTAAACAAGCCAAAAACCCAGGGAGAAATCCCTATACGGGTACTTGTTCCGGCATTTGCGATAAGCGAACTGAAAAGGGCTTTTCAGATAGGGTTCCTTCTGTATATTCCATTTCTTGTTATTGATATGGTGGTGGCAAGCGTTCTTTTAGCTGCCGGAATGATGATGCTGCCGCCGATATTTATTTCCCTGCCCTTCAAGCTCATGCTTTTTGTGCTTGTAGACGGGTGGAATTTACTCGTGGGTTCATTGATTAAAAGTTTTTGA